The following coding sequences are from one Chelonoidis abingdonii isolate Lonesome George chromosome 4, CheloAbing_2.0, whole genome shotgun sequence window:
- the TMEM80 gene encoding transmembrane protein 80 isoform X1, whose translation MAAVRRGRTSSVLSSVPLQILFYLNGFYYIFYFLATLLMIIYKNQVFSYPDNYLALDLGLLFVMAILEAIRLYLASCESAVCSGSLGGVRKKQRLPAGTKGNLTEEEVPLGVSLVITVGSIMLSVYFLVWETYVLKADVIINAILLFTYGLEGLLQIIAIAAFVS comes from the exons ATGGCTGCTGTCAGGAGAG GAAGAACTTCATCAGTT CTGTCGTCTGTTCCCTTACAGATCCTATTCTATTTAAATGGATTTTATTACATCTTTTATTTCTTGGCAACGCTTCTAATGATTATTTATAAAA ATCAAGTTTTCAGTTATCCAGATAATTACTTGGCTCTTGATCTTGGGCTGCTGTTCGTTATGGCCATTCTAGAAGCAATCCGATTATACTTGG cttcctgcgaatcagctgtttgctcaggaagcctgggaggggtgagAAAGAAGCAGCGGCTTcccgcag GTACAAAGGGTAACCTGACAGAAGAAGAGGTTCCACTAGGGGTCAGTCTAGTGATTACTGTTGGCAGCATAATGTTGTCTGTCTACTTCCTGGTGTGGGAAACTTACGTGCTAAAAGCAGACGTCATAATTAACGCTATTCTTCTTTTTACGTATGGACTTGAGGGACTACTACAGATTATAGCCATTGCTGCATTTGTCAGCTAA
- the TMEM80 gene encoding transmembrane protein 80 isoform X2 codes for MAAVRRGRTSSVLSSVPLQILFYLNGFYYIFYFLATLLMIIYKNQVFSYPDNYLALDLGLLFVMAILEAIRLYLGTKGNLTEEEVPLGVSLVITVGSIMLSVYFLVWETYVLKADVIINAILLFTYGLEGLLQIIAIAAFVS; via the exons ATGGCTGCTGTCAGGAGAG GAAGAACTTCATCAGTT CTGTCGTCTGTTCCCTTACAGATCCTATTCTATTTAAATGGATTTTATTACATCTTTTATTTCTTGGCAACGCTTCTAATGATTATTTATAAAA ATCAAGTTTTCAGTTATCCAGATAATTACTTGGCTCTTGATCTTGGGCTGCTGTTCGTTATGGCCATTCTAGAAGCAATCCGATTATACTTGG GTACAAAGGGTAACCTGACAGAAGAAGAGGTTCCACTAGGGGTCAGTCTAGTGATTACTGTTGGCAGCATAATGTTGTCTGTCTACTTCCTGGTGTGGGAAACTTACGTGCTAAAAGCAGACGTCATAATTAACGCTATTCTTCTTTTTACGTATGGACTTGAGGGACTACTACAGATTATAGCCATTGCTGCATTTGTCAGCTAA